In Phycisphaerae bacterium RAS1, the genomic window TCACCCCGCCGCTTGGCGCGGCGGGTTCTGACGGATCGCCACCTGAAGCCGGATGTACCCACCACTGCCGGCCGGCGCGGCGGGCTTGACGGGGGCCTCCGTAACCGGTATCGTGCCTGTATTCCTTGGGGCATTTCGACGCGATGAGCTTCTCGTCCCTCGGAGGGGAGAGAAGGTGGAGGCGGTTGCCGCCGGCGGTTGGGGCCCCGCCGAACTCGGCGCACGAGGCTGGCTGTCGGCTCGCCGCACACACGTGTGCGGAAGATCGCCGGTGGCGACCGCCGGTTACTTTCCCCCGTTTCGAACGCGAAACGCGGAGGGGCATTCCGAAGCGAGCACACAACGATCGCATGAGGGGCTGCGGGCAATGCAGACCGCTCGGCCGTGTTGAATGAGCGCGTGCGATAGAAACGTCCACGACTCGTTCGGGAACAGCGGCATCAGGTCGCGCTCGATCTTCACTGCATCCTTGTCGTCGCGGGCAGAGGTGAGCAGCTTCAGCCGCAGCGCCAGTCGCCCGACGTGGGTGTCAACCACGATCCCGGCGTTCAAGCCGTACGCCGTTCCTAGGATGCAGTTGGCGGTCTTGCGGGCGACGCCCGGCAGCGAGAGGAGGTCTTCCATGTTTGGCGGAATCTGCCCGCCGAAGCTCGAGCAAACGCGCTGCGCCATCCCCAGCAGGCTGCGCGTCTTGTTACGGAAGAACCCGGTCGACTTGATGATTGCCTCAAGCTCGGCCGGGTCGGCGGCGGCGAGGGCGTCGACCGTTGGATAGCGGCGAAAGAGCTGAGGAGTGACCTTGTTGACGCGCTCGTCGGTGCATTGAGCTGACAGGATGACGGCCACCAGCAGTTCGTAGGGGCCGGCGTGGTCGAGAGCACAGGTGGCGTCGGGATAGAGCGTGGTGAGCTTCGCGAGAATTCGCGCGGCCCGGACGTGGCGATCGGCTTGGGTCTCGCGGGAACGCGTCGCGCGCGGACGAGGCGCTGATCGTCTTGTGGCGGATCGCGAGGAACGGGGCATGCTGGGATCTTATTCGCTACCGAGCGACCAGAACCACTAGCGGCGGCGGCCCAGCAGCAGCGCTCCGCTGGCGGCCAGAAGCAGCGTGCCGGGTTCGGGGAGGTTGGTCGTGTTCGTTCGGCCGGCGTCCGCGTTGAGCGGTTCGAGCGGCTCGTTGAGCGTGACCGCCGAGAGCTGCACCGGGTTGGTGGAGATCGTCGCACCGGTGAGACCTTCGAGCGAATTTTGGCCTTCCATCAACCCGGCGACGACCGGGTCCGCGCTCATGGCGTTCTGAATCGCCTCGTTGATGCGGTCGTTGGCGGAGTTCGGCAGCAGGCCGTCGAGCGCGGCGGTGTCCACGCCGAAGTTGTTGAGCAGTCCCAGCGCCATATCCAGGAAGATGTTGCCTTCGACGGCGATCGGGCCGACGTCGAAGTTGGTGTCCTGGCGGTCCTCGAGCAGCACGCCGTCGACCGTGACGCGCGAGTTGGTGTTGTTGACGTTCATGTTCAGCCGGTAGAAGCCGAACTGGTTGATCTCGACGTTGTTGTTCATCGTCAGCACGCCCTGCACTTCGATGTTCTGGGCGCCGGTGCGGCCGCGGACAAGGTACTGCAGGTTATTGGTGGTGACGCTGCCGTTGCCGATGAAGAAGCCGCGCTTGGTGAAGCTCAGCGTTGAGGCCATCTGGCCCTGGAGCTGCATGTCGACCGCGCCCAGGTCGAAGATTTCGGGGCGGCCCTGCGAATCAGGACCAAAGGAGCGGTTGAATTCGAGCTGGTAACCGTTTCCGAGCTGGTCCGGGATAATGCGCAGCCGGCCGGAACGCTGGCCGTTGACGCGCGTGCCGTCGCCGGTGAGCTGCAACGGCCCGCCGGTCGGCGTGGCGAGCAGGTTGAGGCCGCGGTAGAGCTCCTGAAACAGACCTGCCGACGCTGTCGACGCAGACATCAGGAGCACGGCAGCGATGGCGAAGGATGAGCGGCGCATTGCAACACCTCGGAAGCAGGTCGAACAAACCTGAGACCAGACGCCCATGATACGATACGCACACGGCGACGCCGCTGCAAGCACATCGGCGCTCGCGCCCCAGCCTTTCAATTTATCGGTAGGCCGGCAACCGCCGGTGAGTTCACGGCGGCGGCCGATGCGGCGCGAAATCTGCGCCCGGCTGCGGCGGCCGGCGACCGGTTCCGTATAATCTCGCGGCCAGGGGCCTGGTCTTGAGTGAGCCGGCGGCGCCCACTAACTATCGGCCTGTCCTACGTGGCCGTCGCCGGACAACCGGAGCGCAATTCACAGACCGAGGTGACGCGGTGAGCCGAGCACTGATTCGGGCGCTGATGGTCGCAGCCGTCGCGGCGACGCTCCGCGCCCAGGGTCCGGCGTCGGCGCCCAGCAGTGCGTTGACCACGGGCGACGAGCAGCGGCTTGCCGATTTGCTGAACGTTGTGGAAGGGCCCAACTCCGCCGAAGCGCGGCGGATCGGAGCGCGCGAGTTGCTCCGGCTGGGCTGGCCTGCCGGTGTTTCGCGGCTGGCGGGGATTCTCGGATCGGGATCGGGCGCGGCGCGAGTCGCCGTCGCGGGCGCCCTGGCCGACCTGCCCGA contains:
- the pdg gene encoding Ultraviolet N-glycosylase/AP lyase produces the protein MPRSSRSATRRSAPRPRATRSRETQADRHVRAARILAKLTTLYPDATCALDHAGPYELLVAVILSAQCTDERVNKVTPQLFRRYPTVDALAAADPAELEAIIKSTGFFRNKTRSLLGMAQRVCSSFGGQIPPNMEDLLSLPGVARKTANCILGTAYGLNAGIVVDTHVGRLALRLKLLTSARDDKDAVKIERDLMPLFPNESWTFLSHALIQHGRAVCIARSPSCDRCVLASECPSAFRVRNGGK